The following coding sequences are from one Triticum aestivum cultivar Chinese Spring chromosome 5A, IWGSC CS RefSeq v2.1, whole genome shotgun sequence window:
- the LOC123104783 gene encoding uncharacterized protein isoform X4, with translation MGRKAGLYINPKKFGGIVKPCMMEMTAFLNCLALNKQIDEKCTRQKELLITCTQAQKGRPKNAAKTINYHLQRLGRDKFH, from the exons ATGGGTCGGAAAGCTGGGTTGTACATAAACCCAAAGAAGTTTGGCGGCATCGTTAAGCCTTGCATGATGGAGATGACGGCCTTCCTCAACTGCCTCGCCTTGAACAAGCAGATCGATGAAAAGTGCACGAGGCAGAAGGAGCTCTTGATCACCTGTACCCAGGCTCAG AAGGGGAGGCCGAAGAACGCGGCCAAGACCATCAATTACCATCTTCAGAGGCTCGGGCGCGACAAGTTCCACTAG
- the LOC123104784 gene encoding uncharacterized protein — MGYTYTPTYYSGLQETIASVCKSIFSRPGKRLTADQAAARRHADALKWQQDSFHRILHLSALHREGIVPAADVHAFRASLLAALSAPPQGPADHPPILRDKLLFLQELLRAKCVSPAEYNAAKRSLVQRLAALGVVVDCPDADDAGGVPATRSSAEEWSEIDLQDPPPPPSAEKPKHKAFISPWKSRGKKEQERPPLAQVDQNNHASVLMAEIPPSEATPAGKADKGKRRHLTAMFHGSGCGENKEPAAAVEGSADEKGKKKSSWGFNGLKKWKKSGAGGNEDAPAGGDSAPPRSSYSECRLEASPAPDAKRAKKKLHAAAAAAAGDVSASDLANDKVLVEETKKELSRIQAELSSTNRNLNFSDQQIEAISTKLPLDKSDLKTFFPKAWCDQNGEGVIDAAQKEFKGHVEEMEKQRGEEDIAGGDEGWAAAFDEDNFNPRAFSDAKGKKVQESLDSEHFTNPFYDEKKNSNPFGSQSYN; from the exons ATGGGGTACACGTACACGCCCACGTACTACTCGGGCCTGCAGGAGACCATCGCGTCCGTCTGCAAGTCCATCTTCAGCCGCCCCGGCAAGCGCCTCACCGCCGACCaggccgccgcgcgccgccacgCCGACGCGCTCAAGTGGCAGCAGGACTCCTTCCACCGCATCCTCCACCTCTCCGCGCTCCACCGCGAGGGCATCGTCCCCGCCGCCGACGTCCACGCCTTCCGCGCATCCCTCCTCGCCGCCCTCTCCGCGCCGCCGCAGGGCCCCGCCGACCACCCGCCCATCCTCCGCGACAAGCTCCTCTTCCTCCAG GAGCTGCTCCGCGCCAAGTGCGTCTCGCCGGCCGAGTACAACGCCGCCAAGAGGTCCCTCGTGCAGCGCCTCGCCGCGCTCGGCGTCGTCGTCGACTGCCCCGACGCGGACGATGCCGGCGGCGTGCCGGCGACCAGGTCCTCCGCGGAAGAGTGGTCGGAGATCGACCTCCAggacccaccgccgccgccctccgccgagAAGCCCAAGCACAAGGCCTTCATCTCGCCATGGAAGAGCCGAGGCAAGAAGGAGCAGGAGCGGCCGCCGCTGGCCCAGGTGGACCAGAACAACCACGCTTCAGTCCTCATGGCCGAGATCCCGCCGTCAGAGGCGACGCCCGCCGGGAAGGCCGACAAGGGGAAGAGGAGGCACCTGACGGCCATGTTCCACGGCAGCGGCTGCGGCGAGAACAAGGAgcctgcggcggcggtggagggatcCGCCGATGAGAAAGGCAAGAAGAAGAGCTCTTGGGGGTTCAATGGGCTCAAGAAGTGGAAGAAGTCAGGCGCCGGTGGCAATGAGGATGCCCCTGCCGGCGGCGACTCCGCCCCGCCGCGATCTTCATACAGTGAGTGCCGCCTTGAGGCGAGCCCCGCCCCGGATGCCAAGAGGGCCAAGAAGAAGCTTcatgctgctgcagctgctgccgccggcgaTGTCTCTGCTTCCGATTTGGCGAATGATAAG GTTTTGGTGGAGGAGACAAAGAAGGAGCTCTCAAGGATTCAGGCCGAGCTATCATCGACGAATCGGAACCTCAACTTCTC GGATCAACAGATTGAGGCCATCTCAACAAAGCTCCCACTAGACAAGTCTGACCTCAAGACATTCTTCCCAAA GGCATGGTGTGACCAGAACGGGGAAGGCGTGATCGACGCCGCGCAAAAGGAGTTCAAGGGGCACGTCGAGGAGATGGAGAAGCAGAGGGGGGAGGAGGACATCGCCGGCGGTGACGAGGGCTGGGCGGCTGCTTTTGATGAGGACAACTTCAACCCCAGGGCCTTCTCAGATGCCAAGGGGAAGAAAGTTCAAGAGAGCCTTGACAGTGAACATTTCACCAACCCTTTCTATGATGAGAAGAAGAACAGCAACCCATTCGGGAGCCAAAGCTACAACTGA